The Vibrio tasmaniensis genome includes a region encoding these proteins:
- a CDS encoding LysR family transcriptional regulator — protein sequence MYNIEQLKMFVYAVELGSFSASARQLGKVQSAVSQGISNLEIDFNVQLFDRSTRKPTLTAQGQQVFKQVKAIILQVEDLNSSVNAINNQEEGLLRIALDDALLLPSLPKVLDKFSRTFPATEIELMAAASTDVNRLVSQDRADIGLMFTDLAFHADSEPCFIGNLPFVAVCHPSHALAEVSVAKLPDFISHRQLILRGNKGKVIDHFPVVAGKVWWANSFVAIKEMIVHSSVGWAYLPSYLVEHEIQQGKLNQINVSFDHKTWSPPVDLVISKKAMKGPGLLWLEEHLKTLLD from the coding sequence ATGTACAACATTGAACAGCTAAAAATGTTTGTGTATGCCGTTGAATTAGGGTCATTTTCTGCCAGTGCTCGCCAACTTGGAAAAGTGCAATCGGCGGTGAGCCAAGGTATCAGTAATCTTGAAATAGATTTTAATGTTCAACTTTTTGACCGTTCGACACGCAAGCCAACGCTGACGGCGCAAGGTCAGCAGGTTTTCAAGCAGGTCAAAGCGATTATTCTGCAAGTGGAAGATCTCAATTCATCGGTCAATGCAATCAATAATCAAGAGGAAGGGCTACTGCGTATCGCTTTAGACGATGCCTTGTTACTTCCTTCATTGCCCAAAGTGTTGGATAAGTTCAGCCGAACATTCCCAGCGACAGAAATTGAGTTAATGGCAGCGGCGAGTACCGATGTGAACCGCTTGGTGTCACAAGACCGCGCAGATATCGGCCTGATGTTTACTGACCTCGCTTTTCATGCCGATTCAGAGCCGTGCTTTATCGGGAATCTGCCTTTTGTTGCTGTGTGTCATCCAAGTCATGCTTTAGCTGAAGTGTCGGTTGCGAAGTTGCCCGACTTTATTTCTCATCGACAGCTTATTCTACGAGGCAACAAAGGTAAGGTGATTGACCACTTTCCTGTAGTCGCGGGCAAGGTGTGGTGGGCGAACAGCTTTGTTGCCATCAAGGAGATGATCGTACATAGCTCGGTGGGCTGGGCATACTTGCCAAGTTACTTGGTGGAACATGAGATTCAACAGGGAAAGCTTAACCAGATTAACGTCTCGTTTGACCATAAAACATGGTCGCCTCCTGTCGATTTGGTGATCTCCAAGAAAGCGATGAAAGGGCCAGGTTTGCTGTGGTTGGAAGAGCATCTCAAAACCTTACTCGACTAA
- a CDS encoding PACE efflux transporter, whose translation MSHKERMLHMVLFELVALVLMAGLATYITGNGAGEMAGLALAMSLIAMGWNYIYNFGYDKVFGADRSKRTKKTRILHGLGFELGLMTVTLPVLMWVLQLDFLTVLIMDIGLVIFFVLYAIAFNWAYDSVRDQLVAKGKVAELV comes from the coding sequence ATGTCACATAAAGAACGCATGTTGCACATGGTGCTATTTGAATTGGTTGCTTTGGTTTTGATGGCAGGGCTTGCAACCTATATTACAGGAAACGGTGCAGGTGAAATGGCAGGCCTAGCGCTCGCTATGTCGCTGATAGCAATGGGTTGGAACTACATTTACAACTTTGGCTACGACAAAGTCTTCGGAGCTGACCGCAGTAAACGAACCAAGAAAACACGTATTCTGCATGGGTTAGGCTTTGAACTCGGCTTGATGACAGTGACTCTGCCTGTCTTGATGTGGGTTCTGCAACTCGACTTCCTAACCGTGCTGATCATGGACATCGGCCTAGTTATTTTCTTCGTACTTTACGCGATTGCGTTCAACTGGGCGTATGACTCGGTTCGAGACCAATTAGTTGCGAAAGGAAAGGTTGCAGAGCTGGTTTAG
- a CDS encoding MIP/aquaporin family protein has protein sequence MTTNKHPSLFGQCLAEFIGTGLLIFFGVGCVAALVLTGATFGQWEISIIWGFGVAIAIYCTAGVSGAHINPAVTIALAMFHGFDKAKVVPYIISQLLGAFCSAALVYSLYSNLFTDYEIAHNFVRSSQDALSTAGIFSTYPHASLSFFGAFAVEFVITAVLMFAILALGDENNGASRGAMNPLLIGILIAVIGGSLGPLTGFAMNPARDFGPKLFAYFAGWDFALSGARDIPYFIVPILAPIAGACFGGWLYPRVIGAYLPVEGQGCTIPNQCETEEEAEQAQA, from the coding sequence ATGACAACAAACAAACACCCTTCTTTATTTGGGCAATGCTTGGCTGAATTTATCGGTACAGGATTACTCATATTCTTTGGCGTTGGCTGTGTGGCCGCTCTGGTATTAACTGGTGCGACATTCGGACAATGGGAAATCAGCATCATCTGGGGCTTCGGTGTTGCAATTGCAATTTACTGCACTGCCGGCGTTTCAGGCGCACACATCAACCCAGCCGTGACGATTGCACTGGCCATGTTCCATGGCTTTGATAAAGCAAAAGTGGTGCCTTACATCATTTCGCAACTGCTTGGCGCCTTCTGCTCTGCAGCATTGGTTTACAGCCTGTACAGCAACCTATTTACTGACTACGAAATCGCACATAACTTCGTTCGTAGCAGCCAAGACGCACTATCAACTGCTGGTATCTTCTCGACTTACCCACATGCTTCACTCTCTTTCTTCGGCGCTTTTGCTGTGGAATTCGTGATTACTGCAGTGTTGATGTTTGCCATTTTAGCGTTAGGTGATGAGAACAACGGCGCATCTCGCGGTGCAATGAACCCTTTACTGATCGGTATTCTTATCGCGGTAATTGGTGGTTCTTTAGGTCCACTTACTGGCTTTGCAATGAACCCTGCTCGTGACTTCGGACCAAAACTGTTCGCTTACTTTGCAGGTTGGGATTTCGCACTAAGCGGTGCTCGTGATATCCCTTACTTCATCGTTCCAATTCTTGCTCCAATTGCTGGTGCGTGTTTTGGTGGTTGGTTGTACCCACGTGTTATTGGTGCTTACCTACCCGTAGAAGGCCAAGGCTGCACAATTCCAAACCAATGTGAAACAGAAGAAGAAGCTGAACAAGCTCAAGCTTAA
- the glpK gene encoding glycerol kinase GlpK, with protein sequence MTEQKYIVALDQGTTSSRAVILDHDANIVSSSQREFTQIYPKAGWVEHDPMEIWATQSSTLVEALAKAGIRSDELAGIGITNQRETTIVWNKETGKPVYNAIVWQCRRTADICEDLKARGLEDYVRDNTGLVLDPYFSGTKVKWILDNVEGAREDAEAGKLLFGTVDTWLVWKMTQGRVHVTDYTNASRTMLFNINDLCWDQKLLDEMGIPAIMMPEVKRSSEVYGQTNLGGKGGTRIPIAGIAGDQQAALYGQMCVEAGQAKNTYGTGCFLLMNTGQEKVTSKNGLLTTLACGPKGEPAYALEGAVFMGGASIQWLRDEMKLLAGAEDSEYFATKVDSSNGVYVVPAFTGLGAPYWDAYARGTIVGLTRGVNSNHIIRATLEGIAYQTRDVLDAMQADSGIKLANLRVDGGAVANNFLMQFQSDVLDTEVHRPEVTEVTALGAAYLAGLAVGFWDSIDELQDKAVLDRTFMPHHDEEKRSRRYKGWKRAIKCAQVWSELHDDDEE encoded by the coding sequence ATGACCGAGCAAAAATACATTGTTGCCCTAGACCAAGGCACCACAAGCTCTCGCGCTGTAATCCTCGACCACGATGCAAACATCGTTAGCTCTTCTCAAAGAGAATTTACTCAGATTTATCCAAAAGCCGGTTGGGTTGAGCATGACCCAATGGAAATCTGGGCGACTCAAAGCTCTACATTGGTTGAAGCTCTTGCTAAAGCAGGCATTCGCAGCGATGAGCTTGCAGGTATTGGTATCACTAACCAACGTGAAACCACCATTGTTTGGAACAAAGAGACAGGCAAGCCTGTTTATAACGCAATCGTATGGCAGTGTCGTCGTACAGCAGACATCTGTGAAGACCTTAAAGCGCGTGGCCTAGAAGACTACGTACGTGACAATACAGGCTTAGTCCTTGACCCGTATTTCTCAGGTACCAAAGTAAAATGGATTCTAGACAACGTTGAAGGCGCTCGCGAAGACGCTGAAGCTGGCAAACTGTTGTTCGGTACGGTTGATACTTGGTTAGTTTGGAAAATGACTCAAGGACGTGTACACGTTACTGATTACACCAACGCGTCACGTACTATGTTGTTCAACATCAACGACCTATGCTGGGATCAGAAGCTACTTGATGAAATGGGCATTCCAGCAATCATGATGCCTGAAGTGAAACGCTCTTCAGAGGTATACGGTCAAACGAACCTGGGTGGTAAAGGCGGTACGCGTATCCCAATCGCGGGTATTGCGGGTGACCAACAAGCTGCACTTTACGGTCAAATGTGTGTAGAAGCAGGCCAAGCGAAGAATACTTACGGCACGGGTTGTTTCCTTCTAATGAACACTGGCCAAGAGAAAGTAACCTCGAAAAACGGTCTACTAACAACACTGGCATGTGGCCCTAAAGGCGAACCTGCATACGCACTTGAAGGCGCGGTGTTCATGGGTGGCGCATCAATCCAATGGCTACGTGATGAAATGAAGCTGCTGGCTGGCGCAGAAGACTCTGAGTACTTCGCAACCAAAGTAGACTCTTCAAACGGTGTTTACGTAGTCCCTGCGTTTACTGGTTTAGGCGCACCATACTGGGATGCTTACGCTCGCGGTACGATTGTCGGCCTAACTCGTGGTGTTAACTCTAACCACATCATCCGTGCAACGTTGGAAGGCATTGCTTACCAAACCCGTGACGTACTAGACGCGATGCAAGCTGACTCAGGCATCAAGCTAGCGAACCTACGTGTTGATGGCGGCGCAGTAGCGAATAACTTCCTAATGCAATTCCAATCAGACGTACTTGATACTGAAGTTCACCGCCCTGAAGTAACAGAAGTAACCGCTCTGGGTGCCGCTTACCTTGCCGGCCTAGCGGTTGGTTTCTGGGACAGCATTGATGAGCTTCAAGACAAAGCCGTACTTGACCGCACATTCATGCCGCACCACGACGAAGAGAAGCGTAGCCGCCGTTACAAAGGTTGGAAACGTGCTATCAAGTGTGCACAGGTTTGGTCTGAACTGCACGATGACGACGAAGAGTAA
- a CDS encoding DeoR/GlpR family transcriptional regulator — protein MKQIPRHQQIVDLVKTQGYVSTEELVEKFDVSPQTIRRDLNELADSNKIRRYHGGATIPLSSENTSYNTRKALNFNEKDVIADELVKHIPDGATLFVDIGTTPESVARALNKNHKQLRVVTNNINVASILLPNPEIKVILAGGEVRNRDGGIVGEATLDFVKQFRLDFGILGISGIDFDGSLLDFDYHEVRVKQAIIENSRSIFLAVDHTKFGRNAMVKLGNISQAHMVFTNKQPPEEILNILKDSAIPLEVIDTARPMSE, from the coding sequence GTGAAGCAGATACCAAGACACCAGCAGATTGTAGACCTGGTAAAAACACAAGGATATGTGAGTACCGAAGAGCTCGTTGAAAAGTTCGATGTCAGCCCACAAACCATCAGACGAGACCTAAACGAACTTGCCGATAGCAACAAAATTCGTCGCTATCATGGTGGTGCAACCATTCCTTTAAGCTCAGAGAACACCTCGTATAACACGCGTAAAGCGCTTAATTTCAACGAAAAAGACGTGATCGCCGACGAATTGGTTAAACACATCCCAGATGGTGCAACCCTATTCGTTGATATCGGCACCACGCCAGAATCGGTTGCTCGCGCACTCAACAAAAATCACAAACAATTACGAGTTGTCACCAACAACATTAACGTTGCCAGCATTCTTCTACCGAACCCAGAGATCAAGGTTATCTTGGCGGGTGGCGAAGTGAGAAACCGTGATGGCGGTATAGTTGGCGAAGCGACACTCGATTTCGTGAAGCAGTTCCGCCTCGATTTCGGCATCTTAGGCATCAGCGGCATCGACTTTGATGGCTCATTGCTCGATTTTGACTATCACGAAGTTCGAGTGAAACAAGCCATCATCGAAAACAGTCGCAGTATTTTCTTAGCTGTCGACCATACTAAGTTTGGTCGTAATGCGATGGTTAAGCTCGGTAATATCTCTCAGGCACACATGGTGTTTACTAATAAGCAGCCACCGGAAGAGATTCTCAATATCCTTAAAGATTCCGCAATACCGCTAGAAGTGATCGATACCGCTCGTCCTATGAGCGAATAA
- the glpD gene encoding glycerol-3-phosphate dehydrogenase, with amino-acid sequence MSAQQNNSNNSTSSTLDLIVIGGGINGAGIAADAAGRGLNVGLYEANDFASATSSASSKLIHGGLRYLEHYEFRLVSEALAEREVLLRKAPHVAQPMRFRLPHRPFLRPAWMIRCGLFLYDNLGKRTTLPGSKTVNLAKSGLLKPEMKTGFEYSDCWVDDARMVLLNVLAAKENNAEVRNYCRVEKAHREGDVWHVTILDVMTNQRFERKAKALVNAAGPWVKQFFDDGLEQASPRNIRLIKGSHIVVPRIHDEPQAYILQNKDNRIVFMIPYLDKFSIIGTTDLEYKGDPREVAIDDVEVDYLIDIVNQHFVKQLGREDVVWTYSGVRPLCDDESDSPQAITRDYTLELDAELDQAPLLSIFGGKLTTYRKLGEAALKKLEPHLTNMGAPWTANDTLPGGNFSCSREQLAKMIHTKYPWAPEALLLRYVTQFGTYTWKLLEGATCEADLGTQFSSEAHGVYQVEIDYLINEEMAMTDEDILWRRTKLGLYTSESEQQAVTDYLKEKLQSKVVSFSQVG; translated from the coding sequence ATGAGTGCTCAACAAAACAATTCAAACAACAGTACATCTTCCACTTTAGACTTGATCGTGATTGGCGGCGGCATCAATGGTGCTGGCATTGCGGCAGATGCAGCAGGTCGTGGTTTAAACGTTGGCTTATACGAAGCAAATGATTTTGCCTCTGCGACATCTTCTGCAAGTTCAAAGCTTATCCACGGTGGCTTACGTTACCTTGAACACTACGAGTTTCGTTTGGTTTCGGAAGCACTGGCCGAGCGTGAAGTATTGCTAAGAAAAGCACCTCATGTTGCTCAACCGATGCGTTTCCGTTTACCTCATCGACCATTTTTACGCCCAGCTTGGATGATCCGCTGTGGCCTATTCCTTTACGATAACTTGGGTAAACGCACCACACTTCCTGGAAGTAAAACGGTAAACCTTGCGAAATCAGGCCTGCTGAAGCCAGAAATGAAGACAGGCTTCGAATACTCAGATTGCTGGGTTGATGATGCGCGAATGGTATTGCTCAACGTTTTGGCAGCAAAAGAAAACAACGCTGAAGTACGTAACTACTGCCGAGTTGAAAAAGCGCACCGTGAAGGTGATGTTTGGCATGTAACGATTCTTGATGTGATGACAAACCAACGCTTTGAACGCAAAGCAAAAGCACTTGTTAATGCTGCTGGCCCTTGGGTGAAACAGTTCTTCGATGATGGTTTAGAACAGGCTTCGCCTCGCAATATTCGTTTGATCAAAGGTTCACACATTGTTGTGCCGCGAATTCATGACGAACCACAAGCGTACATTCTACAAAACAAAGACAATCGCATTGTGTTCATGATCCCTTACCTAGATAAGTTCTCGATCATCGGCACTACCGACCTTGAATACAAAGGTGATCCGCGTGAAGTGGCTATCGACGATGTAGAAGTGGATTACCTGATTGATATCGTTAATCAGCACTTTGTTAAGCAACTTGGTCGTGAAGACGTAGTTTGGACATACAGTGGCGTAAGACCGCTTTGTGATGATGAATCTGACTCACCACAAGCGATCACTCGTGACTACACATTAGAATTGGACGCAGAGCTGGATCAAGCACCACTGCTTTCAATCTTCGGTGGCAAGTTAACCACTTACCGTAAACTAGGCGAAGCGGCACTTAAGAAGCTTGAGCCACACCTAACCAACATGGGTGCACCATGGACAGCGAACGACACGCTTCCAGGTGGTAACTTTAGTTGCAGCAGAGAGCAGCTTGCGAAGATGATCCACACTAAATACCCTTGGGCACCTGAAGCGTTGTTGCTTCGCTACGTGACTCAATTCGGTACTTACACATGGAAGCTACTAGAAGGGGCAACCTGCGAAGCTGACCTTGGCACCCAATTCTCAAGCGAAGCCCATGGCGTTTATCAAGTTGAAATCGATTACTTGATCAATGAAGAGATGGCGATGACTGACGAAGATATCTTGTGGCGCAGAACCAAGCTTGGTCTATACACGAGCGAGTCAGAGCAGCAAGCGGTGACTGATTACTTGAAAGAGAAACTACAAAGCAAAGTCGTGAGCTTTTCGCAAGTCGGCTAA
- a CDS encoding SDR family NAD(P)-dependent oxidoreductase: MQKVILITGSTDGIGFETAKVLVQQGHHVLLHGRNPSKLKDVEQQLVTLSTEAKIQIYVADLSVLADVDTLADELIAEHDKIDVLINNAGVFNTPNPITKDGLDVRFAVNTVSPYHLTKRLLPVLGSSSRVVNLSSAAQAAVSIEALEGKKPMSDGDAYAQSKLAITMWTREMAKELGSTGPMVVAVNPASLLGSKMVKDAYGIAGGDLSIGSDILVRASLSDEFAQAGGQYFDNDNNTFANPHPDAIYGDKSQQVVAKIDEIITKILS, from the coding sequence ATGCAAAAAGTCATTCTGATTACAGGCTCTACCGACGGTATCGGCTTCGAAACTGCAAAAGTACTCGTTCAACAAGGTCACCACGTTTTATTGCATGGACGTAACCCAAGCAAACTCAAAGACGTTGAGCAGCAGCTTGTGACTCTCTCTACGGAAGCAAAAATCCAAATCTACGTGGCAGACTTGTCTGTTTTGGCCGATGTGGATACGTTGGCTGACGAATTGATTGCTGAGCACGATAAGATTGATGTATTGATCAACAACGCGGGTGTGTTCAACACTCCAAACCCAATCACTAAAGACGGGTTAGATGTTCGTTTTGCTGTGAACACAGTGTCACCGTATCACCTAACCAAGCGTCTGCTGCCAGTGCTAGGCTCATCTAGCCGCGTGGTTAACCTATCTTCAGCAGCGCAAGCCGCAGTGAGCATCGAAGCGCTAGAAGGCAAGAAGCCAATGTCTGATGGCGATGCTTACGCCCAAAGCAAGCTTGCGATCACCATGTGGACTCGTGAAATGGCAAAAGAGCTAGGTTCTACAGGCCCTATGGTTGTTGCGGTAAACCCAGCTTCGCTGCTAGGCAGTAAAATGGTGAAAGACGCGTACGGCATTGCAGGCGGCGACCTAAGCATTGGTTCTGACATTCTTGTTCGCGCATCATTGTCTGACGAGTTCGCACAAGCGGGCGGTCAATACTTTGATAACGACAACAACACCTTTGCTAACCCACACCCAGATGCAATTTACGGTGATAAATCACAACAAGTTGTCGCTAAAATTGATGAAATCATTACGAAAATCTTGTCATAG
- a CDS encoding YdcH family protein translates to MLGENHSLVHEFPEMKDKIAELAKTDDGFAADMKTYDNLDKEIRKLELKDSPIDDGSMHQMKHDRSVLKDALHARLSD, encoded by the coding sequence ATGCTAGGTGAAAATCACTCTCTTGTTCACGAATTTCCTGAAATGAAAGACAAAATTGCTGAGCTTGCTAAAACTGACGATGGCTTTGCAGCAGATATGAAGACATACGACAACCTTGATAAAGAGATTCGTAAACTAGAGCTGAAAGATTCACCCATTGATGACGGTTCGATGCACCAAATGAAACATGATCGTTCTGTACTTAAAGACGCACTGCATGCTCGTTTATCCGATTAG
- a CDS encoding DUF1254 domain-containing protein, with translation MMKKNRLATALACAFMVALPSTLLASQSVDATSAALVTNTAMTIKTETLPVEMANLASLKKDNQQLAQLAYEYAYSIDEAYKYFYKTVVEQDYPLNRFQNIRILADDTYTAHPTINNDTLHLMGWMDLAAEPVIITIPDHDENRYWLFHTMNMQHFTDSAFGSPQRGTKGGSFMYAVEGWQGEVPASVDQVIYVEHPLVKMMGRIMDLGGDDSATAQKLMDQWNIRTLSEYLGQKGPDPVEREYPDPEDSNWVERTNFILSEGTMKTHDQKLLEQFEYIGLGDFELGKANHPFTTEQLRMIESGKKDGLERIINAGFDDSRDVLGTREEMTKVASFQHAYGTLMGQWGLPAKHTMYSGDFFDSEGDALDGGKYDYTVTFDAPPLEQGGFWSYTAYSGETRLMEKNELNRHSRGDRTLTPNDDGSYTIYMSSDVKGHEDDPNFLPIPDHQWYSVLRMYTPGEEVITDKWKSTPFTKVKKGSIK, from the coding sequence ATGATGAAAAAAAATAGACTTGCGACAGCACTGGCTTGTGCTTTCATGGTTGCACTTCCGTCTACGCTACTCGCGAGCCAATCAGTGGACGCGACAAGCGCAGCTTTAGTAACAAACACAGCTATGACGATAAAAACGGAAACTCTACCGGTCGAGATGGCGAACTTAGCGTCGCTCAAAAAGGACAATCAGCAGCTAGCACAACTTGCCTATGAGTATGCTTACTCGATAGATGAAGCCTACAAATACTTTTACAAAACCGTCGTTGAGCAAGACTACCCTTTGAATCGATTCCAAAATATTCGAATACTTGCTGACGACACTTACACTGCGCATCCGACGATTAACAATGACACATTACATTTGATGGGGTGGATGGACCTAGCTGCAGAGCCGGTCATCATTACGATTCCAGATCATGATGAAAATCGATACTGGTTGTTCCATACCATGAATATGCAGCACTTTACTGACTCGGCTTTTGGCTCTCCACAGCGAGGCACAAAAGGCGGCAGTTTCATGTATGCGGTAGAAGGATGGCAAGGTGAAGTTCCTGCGAGTGTCGACCAAGTCATCTATGTTGAGCACCCACTGGTCAAGATGATGGGTCGAATCATGGACCTTGGCGGTGACGATTCTGCAACTGCTCAAAAGTTAATGGATCAATGGAATATTAGGACGTTGTCGGAATACTTAGGTCAGAAAGGACCAGATCCTGTTGAGCGTGAGTATCCAGACCCTGAAGACTCTAATTGGGTCGAGCGAACCAATTTCATCCTGTCTGAAGGAACAATGAAGACGCATGACCAAAAGCTGCTAGAACAATTCGAGTACATTGGCTTAGGAGATTTTGAATTAGGCAAAGCCAATCATCCATTTACGACAGAGCAGCTTCGTATGATCGAGTCTGGTAAAAAAGACGGACTGGAACGAATCATTAATGCGGGCTTTGATGATTCACGTGACGTATTAGGCACTCGTGAAGAAATGACCAAGGTTGCAAGCTTTCAACACGCCTACGGTACGTTGATGGGTCAATGGGGGCTGCCTGCAAAGCACACTATGTATAGCGGTGACTTCTTTGATAGTGAAGGTGATGCGCTCGATGGCGGAAAATATGATTACACGGTAACTTTCGATGCGCCACCGCTAGAGCAGGGTGGCTTTTGGTCATACACGGCTTACAGTGGTGAAACCCGATTGATGGAGAAAAACGAGTTAAACCGCCACTCCCGTGGAGACAGAACATTAACGCCCAATGATGATGGCAGTTACACCATTTACATGAGTAGTGATGTAAAAGGGCATGAAGATGATCCTAACTTCTTACCTATCCCCGATCATCAATGGTATTCAGTGTTACGTATGTACACGCCCGGTGAAGAGGTCATAACAGACAAGTGGAAATCGACACCGTTTACCAAGGTTAAAAAAGGCTCGATTAAGTGA
- a CDS encoding sulfatase-like hydrolase/transferase, giving the protein MYKSFVKSALALSVLASVNVHAASQPNVVAIMLDDVSPTDLSAYHRGLGAVDTPNIDRIAERGMMVSDYYAQGSSTAGRSAFITGQYPFRTGLTSVGQPGSSLGLQKEDPTLAEMLKDKGYATVHVGKSHLGDNNSHLPTVHGFDEFFGFLYHLNVMEMPEQPEFPKDPNFRSRPRNVLHTVATDTVDMKEDPRFGVVGKQTIEDKGTLGAKRMQIIDGEFLDFAMNWLDNHEAEKDEQPYFMWYNPTRMHQKTHVRPEYQGASQINTYYDGLIELDDQIGVLLDKLEDLGEIDNTIILFTSDNGVNLDHWPDSGSASFRGQKGTTWDGGFRVPMLVSWPDKIPQGEYTDGFMTSEDWVPTIMAAVGEGDIKQELLDGKELNGERYQVHLDGYNQLDMLTKGEPSQRHEFFFYNEQDLNAFRVDDWKVHLKTKTEWIAPPEEWPLGMLINIKADPYERSPDTRGWFLWMKEKSWVLPKLHKAAAKYQKSLEAFPPRQKAGGIGMADKSVVAD; this is encoded by the coding sequence ATGTATAAGTCTTTTGTTAAATCCGCTTTGGCACTCTCGGTATTGGCGAGCGTCAACGTACATGCCGCGAGTCAACCCAATGTGGTTGCCATCATGCTCGATGATGTGAGCCCAACGGATCTGTCTGCCTACCACCGTGGTTTAGGCGCGGTGGACACACCGAATATTGACCGAATTGCCGAACGCGGCATGATGGTCAGTGATTATTACGCACAAGGCAGTTCTACTGCAGGTCGTTCTGCCTTTATCACGGGTCAGTATCCATTTCGCACAGGCTTAACGTCTGTCGGTCAGCCGGGCTCTTCCCTTGGCCTTCAAAAAGAAGATCCAACCTTAGCAGAAATGTTGAAGGATAAAGGCTATGCGACCGTGCATGTCGGTAAAAGTCACTTAGGCGACAACAATAGCCACCTTCCAACAGTGCACGGCTTTGATGAATTCTTCGGTTTCCTTTATCACCTTAACGTGATGGAAATGCCAGAACAGCCAGAGTTTCCTAAAGACCCGAATTTCAGAAGTCGCCCTCGTAATGTGCTTCACACTGTGGCAACCGATACGGTGGACATGAAAGAAGATCCTAGGTTTGGTGTTGTTGGTAAACAGACTATTGAAGACAAAGGTACGCTCGGTGCGAAGCGTATGCAGATAATCGATGGTGAGTTCTTAGACTTTGCCATGAACTGGCTTGATAATCATGAAGCCGAGAAAGACGAACAGCCTTACTTCATGTGGTACAACCCAACGCGTATGCACCAAAAAACGCACGTTCGTCCGGAGTACCAAGGCGCGAGCCAAATTAACACCTACTACGATGGCTTGATCGAACTTGATGACCAAATCGGTGTGCTGCTCGATAAGCTTGAAGATTTGGGCGAAATCGATAACACCATCATTCTCTTCACATCTGACAATGGCGTAAACCTAGATCACTGGCCTGATTCCGGCTCTGCCTCATTCAGAGGACAAAAGGGTACGACTTGGGATGGTGGCTTCCGTGTGCCTATGCTGGTCAGCTGGCCAGATAAAATCCCTCAAGGTGAATACACAGATGGCTTCATGACTTCTGAAGATTGGGTGCCAACCATTATGGCTGCAGTGGGTGAAGGCGACATTAAACAAGAATTGCTTGATGGAAAAGAGTTAAACGGCGAGCGTTATCAAGTTCACTTGGATGGTTATAACCAACTGGATATGTTGACCAAAGGCGAGCCGAGTCAACGTCATGAGTTCTTCTTCTACAACGAGCAAGATTTGAATGCCTTCCGAGTTGATGACTGGAAAGTGCACCTAAAAACCAAAACGGAGTGGATTGCGCCGCCTGAAGAGTGGCCACTAGGGATGCTGATTAACATCAAGGCCGATCCTTACGAGCGTAGCCCTGATACTCGAGGTTGGTTCTTATGGATGAAAGAGAAGTCTTGGGTATTACCAAAACTGCACAAAGCAGCCGCGAAATATCAGAAGTCTCTTGAAGCGTTTCCACCAAGACAGAAGGCTGGTGGTATTGGTATGGCAGACAAATCAGTGGTTGCTGATTAA